In Mercurialis annua linkage group LG6, ddMerAnnu1.2, whole genome shotgun sequence, the following are encoded in one genomic region:
- the LOC126687886 gene encoding protein TIC 20-I, chloroplastic-like, with protein MILNGRTIAAKPRPNGLLSANVPLVSAKPALLNIMNSWTPESKSCLSRVIHCMIYVSDDPNLEFIFDTIGLLFPNLSAASTTLLSGDRGRIWHTVPLLPRQSKSYICPRASKDVPYSYRFPPMTEKPKWWWRTLACLPYLMPLHETWMYAETTYHLHPFLEDFEFLTYPFLGAIGRLPSWFLMAYFFVAYLGVVRRKEWPHFFRFHVVMGMLLEISLQVIGTVSRWMPLAIYWGKVGMHFWTAIAFAYLFTVLESIRCALAGMYADVPFACDAAYIQIPYD; from the exons ATGATTCTTAATGGACGCACCATAGCGGCTAAGCCTAGGCCAAACGGTCTGCTTTCTGCAAATGTTCCTCTCGTTAGTGCTAAGCCTGCCCTCTTAAATATCATGAATTCATGGACTCCGGAGTCCAAATCATGCCTATCTAGAG TTATTCATTGTATGATATATGTCAGTGATGATCCTAATCTTGAATTTATTTTCGATACAATAGGGTTGCTGTTTCCAAATCTTTCTGCTGCATCAACCACGCTCTTAAGCGGGGATCGCGGTAGAATTTGGCATACTGTTCCATTATTACCCAGGCAAAGCAAATCTTATATTTGCCCTCGAGCATCAAAAGATGTCCCATACAGTTATCGCTTCCCCCCAATGACCGAGAAGCCAAAATGGTGGTGGAGGACATTAGCTTGTCTCCCATATTTGATGCCGCTTCACGAGACTTGGATGTATGCCGAGACAACGTATCATCTACATCCATTCCTCGAAGACTTTGAATTTCTTACATACCCATTTCTCGGTGCCATCGGGAGGTTGCCGAGCTGGTTCTTGATGgcatatttttttgttgcatATCTTGGAGTTGTAAGAAGAAAGGAATGGCCTCATTTCTTTAGGTTTCATGTGGTGATGGGGATGTTGTTGGAGATTTCTCTTCAAGTGATTGGAACTGTGAGTCGGTGGATGCCGCTTGCCATCTACTGGGGTAAAGTAGGGATGCATTTTTGGACAGCCATTGCGTTTGCTTATCTCTTCACCGTCTTGGAAAGCATAAGATGTGCTCTTGCTGGTATGTATGCTGATGTACCTTTTGCCTGTGATGCAGCCTACATCCAAATCCCTTATGATTAA